The uncultured Sunxiuqinia sp. genome has a segment encoding these proteins:
- the nusA gene encoding transcription termination factor NusA, with product MDTINLIDTFSEFKDLKNIDRVTMMSVLEDVFRNVLEKAYGTDENFDIIINIDKGDFEIWRNREVVEDSAIEDPNLQITLTEAKKIDTDYEVGEEVTDEVKLHDFGRRAILNLRQNLASRILELEKDHIYGKYKSKIGDIVTGEVYQVWKKEILVLDDEGNELILPKTEQIPSDYFRKGDNLRAVVYKVELKNNNPLIILSRTSPVFLERLFELEVPEIFDGLITIKKIVRVPGERAKVAVESYDERVDPVGACVGMKGSRIHGIVRELKNENIDVINYSTNVQLFIQRSLNPAKISSIKLNDEDKRADVYLKPEEVSLAIGKGGLNIRLASQLTGYEIDVYREMATDDEDVNLDEFSDEIEGWILDQLKSIGCDTAKNVLGLTRADLIKRTDLEEETIDHVLKILRSEFE from the coding sequence ATGGATACAATTAATCTTATCGATACCTTTTCTGAATTTAAAGACCTGAAAAACATTGATCGGGTCACGATGATGAGTGTTCTTGAAGACGTGTTCCGCAATGTTTTGGAAAAAGCATACGGAACCGACGAGAACTTCGACATCATTATAAATATCGACAAGGGCGACTTTGAAATTTGGCGCAACCGTGAGGTTGTTGAAGATAGTGCAATTGAAGATCCAAATCTTCAGATTACACTTACCGAAGCCAAAAAAATTGACACAGACTACGAAGTTGGTGAAGAAGTAACCGACGAAGTAAAATTGCACGATTTTGGAAGAAGGGCAATTCTGAATTTGCGTCAAAACCTAGCCAGTAGAATTCTGGAGTTGGAAAAAGACCACATCTACGGGAAATACAAAAGTAAGATTGGCGACATTGTAACCGGTGAAGTTTATCAGGTTTGGAAAAAAGAAATTCTTGTTTTAGATGATGAAGGCAACGAGCTGATTCTTCCAAAAACAGAACAAATTCCATCTGACTACTTTCGAAAAGGAGATAATTTAAGGGCTGTAGTTTATAAAGTTGAATTAAAAAACAACAATCCACTAATTATTTTATCCCGAACATCTCCGGTATTCTTGGAGCGCTTATTTGAGTTGGAAGTTCCTGAGATTTTTGATGGTTTGATAACGATCAAAAAGATTGTTCGTGTTCCGGGCGAACGTGCGAAAGTGGCTGTTGAGTCATACGACGAACGTGTTGATCCGGTAGGAGCCTGTGTTGGAATGAAAGGATCTCGTATTCACGGCATTGTCCGCGAACTTAAAAATGAAAATATTGACGTGATCAACTATTCAACCAACGTTCAGTTGTTCATCCAAAGATCACTGAACCCAGCTAAAATTTCTTCGATCAAGTTAAATGATGAAGACAAACGCGCCGACGTATACCTGAAACCAGAAGAAGTTTCGCTGGCTATTGGTAAAGGTGGTTTAAATATTCGTTTAGCGAGCCAGCTAACCGGTTACGAAATTGACGTATACCGTGAAATGGCGACCGATGACGAAGATGTCAACCTGGATGAGTTTTCGGATGAGATTGAAGGTTGGATTTTGGATCAGCTAAAATCAATTGGGTGCGATACGGCTAAAAATGTATTGGGATTAACCCGTGCAGATTTGATCAAACGTACCGATCTGGAAGAGGAGACAATTGATCATGTGTTAAAGATTTTACGCTCTGAATTTGAGTAA
- the rimP gene encoding ribosome assembly cofactor RimP, producing the protein MIDKSRIAQLIEDELTEDQFIVEIDVTPSNQIQVTLDGENGITIDHCVQISRLVEGSLDREEEDFELQVSSSGLGQPLKTQRQFVKNLNQEMEVVLTTGEKLEGILKTVDQNGFELESTKRERIEGHKKKQLITRVHRIAFDEAKTVKNIIKF; encoded by the coding sequence ATGATCGACAAAAGTAGAATCGCCCAACTGATTGAAGACGAACTAACTGAAGACCAGTTCATCGTTGAAATTGACGTTACTCCTAGTAACCAGATACAGGTTACATTGGATGGTGAAAATGGGATTACAATTGACCATTGTGTTCAAATTAGTCGGCTGGTTGAAGGAAGTCTGGATCGGGAGGAAGAAGATTTTGAACTGCAGGTTTCTTCTTCAGGACTTGGACAACCTTTAAAGACTCAACGTCAGTTTGTGAAAAACTTGAACCAGGAAATGGAAGTGGTGCTTACAACCGGGGAGAAACTTGAAGGCATTCTAAAAACCGTTGACCAGAATGGATTTGAATTGGAATCGACCAAACGTGAGCGAATTGAGGGCCATAAAAAAAAGCAACTTATTACCCGAGTTCATCGTATAGCGTTTGACGAAGCGAAAACAGTTAAAAACATAATAAAATTCTAA
- a CDS encoding HD domain-containing protein — protein sequence MKTNKRKIINDPVFGFITIQSEFIYDLIEHPYLQRLRRIKQLGLSNIVFPGVNHTRFEHAVGAYYLMQLAISSLQMKRVDIAEEEAEAVSCAILLHDIGHGPFSHALEHSLVDGISHEMISLLMMEELNRQFGGRLDLAIRIFKNEYEKKFLHQLVASQLDMDRLDYLRRDSFFSGVTEGVIGSDRIIKMLNVRNDSLVAEYKGIYSIEKFLIARRLMYWQVYLHKTVLSAEHMLVKVLQRAKELVMGGHDLFATPGLKVFLEKRVTIDCFVNQSVDEKKNLLELFVELDDSDLISAMKQWQNHEDKILAYLAGAVINRKLFRIKIKNSPFAPEKIEKIKSQIQQRWGVADDELDYFLIHDSITNSVYASEGDKINILMKSGKVKEINEASDINLSTLSHMVRKYFVCYPKELDIN from the coding sequence TTGAAAACAAATAAGAGAAAGATTATCAACGACCCGGTTTTTGGGTTCATCACTATTCAATCAGAGTTCATCTACGATCTCATTGAGCATCCTTATCTACAGAGGTTGCGTCGAATTAAGCAGCTCGGACTTTCCAATATTGTTTTTCCGGGAGTTAATCACACTCGTTTCGAGCATGCCGTTGGTGCTTATTATTTGATGCAACTGGCGATTTCCAGTCTTCAAATGAAAAGAGTGGACATTGCAGAAGAGGAAGCCGAGGCGGTAAGCTGTGCTATTTTGTTGCACGATATAGGGCATGGACCATTTTCTCATGCACTGGAACATTCATTGGTTGATGGAATTTCTCATGAGATGATCTCACTTTTGATGATGGAAGAGTTAAATCGGCAGTTTGGCGGGAGATTAGATCTGGCTATTCGAATATTTAAAAACGAATACGAAAAGAAGTTTTTACACCAGTTGGTAGCCAGTCAATTGGATATGGATCGGTTAGACTATTTGAGACGAGATAGCTTTTTCTCAGGTGTAACTGAAGGAGTCATTGGCTCAGATCGCATTATTAAAATGCTGAATGTGCGCAACGACAGTTTGGTGGCGGAGTACAAAGGAATTTATTCGATAGAAAAATTTCTGATTGCACGAAGATTAATGTATTGGCAGGTTTACTTGCATAAAACTGTTTTATCGGCCGAGCATATGCTGGTGAAAGTACTTCAGCGTGCAAAAGAGTTGGTGATGGGCGGACACGATTTGTTTGCTACGCCGGGGCTAAAAGTATTTTTGGAAAAGCGGGTTACTATTGACTGTTTTGTAAATCAATCGGTTGATGAGAAGAAAAATCTACTAGAACTTTTCGTCGAATTGGATGATAGTGATTTGATTTCGGCCATGAAACAGTGGCAAAATCACGAGGATAAAATACTGGCCTATTTGGCGGGTGCAGTCATCAACCGTAAACTTTTTCGCATAAAAATTAAAAATTCGCCTTTTGCTCCTGAAAAGATTGAGAAGATTAAAAGTCAGATTCAACAGCGATGGGGTGTGGCTGACGATGAATTAGATTATTTCCTTATTCATGACTCGATTACCAATAGTGTTTATGCTTCAGAGGGTGACAAGATTAATATTTTAATGAAGAGCGGGAAAGTGAAGGAAATAAACGAGGCGTCAGATATCAATTTATCAACTTTGTCGCACATGGTTCGCAAATATTTTGTCTGTTATCCGAAAGAATTGGACATTAATTAA
- the lpxD gene encoding UDP-3-O-(3-hydroxymyristoyl)glucosamine N-acyltransferase — MEFKAQNIAEFLNGTIEGDENVSVNNVSKIEDGKAGTLAFLANPKYERYIYETKASIVLVNTSFKPEQEVKTTLIRVDDPYQAFASLLDLYEQAKKMKTGVEQPSFMDDSSKVGEDIFFGAFAYLGKNSTLGNNVKIYPQVYIGSDVTVGNNTIIYAGAKIYDGSVIGNNCIIHAGAVIGSDGFGFAPTPDGTYKKIPQVGNVILEDDVEVGANTTIDCSTMGSTIIRQGTKLDNLIQVAHNCEIGENTVIAALVGIAGSTKIGKNCMFGGQVGIAGHLTIGDNVKIGAMAGVSNDIKSDRTVLGAPAMDHDKALKTYVVYRRLPQLRDQVNDLQKEVKELKSKLGKD; from the coding sequence ATGGAATTTAAAGCACAAAACATTGCTGAGTTTCTGAACGGAACGATTGAAGGTGATGAGAATGTTAGCGTAAACAATGTTTCGAAAATTGAGGATGGAAAAGCGGGAACACTAGCTTTTTTGGCAAATCCGAAATATGAACGTTACATATACGAAACCAAGGCTTCTATTGTTCTGGTTAATACCAGTTTCAAGCCTGAACAAGAAGTTAAGACAACACTTATTCGAGTGGACGATCCTTACCAGGCATTTGCCTCTTTGCTTGATTTATACGAACAAGCTAAGAAGATGAAAACAGGTGTTGAACAGCCTTCATTTATGGATGATTCTTCGAAGGTTGGAGAGGATATTTTCTTCGGAGCATTTGCGTACTTGGGAAAGAACTCCACACTCGGAAACAACGTAAAAATTTACCCGCAAGTGTATATTGGTTCTGATGTTACCGTTGGAAACAATACCATTATTTATGCAGGAGCTAAAATCTACGATGGATCTGTAATTGGCAACAATTGTATTATTCATGCCGGAGCTGTAATCGGATCCGATGGATTTGGTTTTGCACCAACACCTGATGGAACTTACAAAAAAATCCCGCAGGTAGGGAATGTGATTTTAGAAGATGATGTTGAGGTTGGAGCAAACACAACAATTGATTGTTCAACGATGGGCTCAACCATTATTCGGCAAGGCACCAAGTTGGATAACCTGATTCAGGTGGCTCATAATTGTGAAATTGGTGAAAATACAGTAATCGCAGCACTTGTAGGAATCGCAGGCTCAACGAAAATTGGAAAAAATTGCATGTTTGGAGGTCAGGTCGGAATTGCAGGACATTTAACCATTGGAGATAATGTGAAAATAGGAGCTATGGCAGGTGTTTCTAATGATATTAAATCCGATCGGACAGTCCTTGGTGCACCGGCGATGGATCATGATAAAGCTTTAAAAACCTACGTTGTTTATAGGCGCCTTCCACAATTGCGCGATCAGGTTAATGATTTGCAAAAGGAAGTAAAAGAACTAAAATCGAAATTAGGCAAAGATTAA
- a CDS encoding bifunctional UDP-3-O-[3-hydroxymyristoyl] N-acetylglucosamine deacetylase/3-hydroxyacyl-ACP dehydratase yields the protein MTIKQNTLAREFSLSGKGLHTGVQVNMTFKPAPENHGIKFQRVDLENQPTLEADANLVIDTSRGTVIGKGDARLSTIEHAMAALTGMDLDNVLIEIDNEEVPILDGSSKPFVEAIEKTGVEEQNAEREYFEIAEKIVYRDAETGAEIIALPDSEYNLNVMISFNSSVLNNQFAVLEKMSDFKSEIAACRTFVFVRELEFLLQNNLVKGGDLDNAIVIMDKDISQEELNRLADLFNHEHVEVKKEQGILNNLDLQFENECARHKLLDIVGDLSLAGRRIKGRIIATKPGHKVNTEFAKLLKKEIRKFDTEKEIPRYDCSQKPLMSVNDIKTFLPHRFPFLLVDKIVEIKDNYIVGVKNVTANEPFFQGHFPDEPIMPGVLLIEAMAQCGGLYVLHDKKEKYSTYFIRVDNVKFRQKVVPGDTLLFKVELVSPIRRGIANMKGTTYIGNKIVAEGDFMAQIVKA from the coding sequence ATGACAATTAAGCAGAACACTTTAGCCCGCGAATTTTCATTGAGCGGCAAAGGATTACATACGGGAGTGCAGGTAAATATGACCTTCAAACCAGCTCCTGAAAACCATGGAATTAAATTTCAACGCGTAGATCTTGAAAATCAACCCACTTTGGAGGCTGATGCTAACTTAGTGATTGATACTTCGAGAGGAACAGTTATCGGGAAAGGAGATGCCCGTTTGAGCACCATTGAACATGCAATGGCTGCACTTACAGGAATGGATCTGGATAATGTGTTGATTGAAATTGACAATGAGGAAGTTCCTATTCTGGATGGTAGTTCGAAGCCTTTTGTTGAGGCCATTGAAAAGACCGGAGTAGAAGAACAAAATGCCGAACGGGAGTATTTTGAAATTGCGGAGAAGATCGTTTACAGAGATGCAGAAACGGGAGCGGAAATAATTGCCCTTCCGGATTCAGAGTATAATTTGAATGTGATGATTTCATTCAATTCCAGTGTGTTGAATAATCAATTCGCGGTACTGGAAAAAATGAGTGATTTTAAATCTGAAATTGCTGCATGCCGTACATTTGTTTTTGTTCGCGAATTGGAATTTCTTCTTCAGAATAACTTGGTGAAAGGTGGCGATTTGGATAATGCGATCGTGATAATGGATAAGGACATAAGCCAGGAAGAACTAAACCGATTGGCTGATTTGTTCAATCACGAGCATGTTGAAGTTAAAAAAGAGCAGGGAATTTTAAATAATCTTGATCTTCAGTTTGAGAACGAATGTGCCCGCCATAAATTACTGGATATTGTTGGCGATTTGAGCTTGGCAGGAAGACGAATTAAAGGCCGTATTATTGCTACAAAACCCGGGCATAAAGTGAATACTGAATTTGCCAAGCTACTGAAAAAGGAAATTAGGAAATTTGATACAGAGAAAGAAATTCCTCGATACGACTGTTCGCAAAAACCATTGATGTCAGTAAACGACATCAAAACATTTTTGCCACATCGGTTCCCCTTTTTATTGGTTGACAAAATCGTAGAGATTAAAGATAATTATATTGTAGGAGTCAAAAATGTAACGGCTAATGAACCTTTTTTTCAGGGGCATTTCCCTGACGAACCAATAATGCCAGGAGTTTTATTGATCGAGGCGATGGCTCAATGTGGAGGTTTATACGTTTTACACGATAAAAAAGAGAAGTACTCAACTTACTTCATTCGAGTAGATAATGTTAAATTTCGGCAGAAAGTTGTCCCGGGAGATACACTTCTATTCAAAGTTGAGTTAGTTTCGCCAATCAGAAGAGGAATTGCCAACATGAAAGGAACAACATATATTGGTAATAAGATTGTTGCTGAAGGCGATTTTATGGCACAGATAGTAAAGGCATGA
- the lpxA gene encoding acyl-ACP--UDP-N-acetylglucosamine O-acyltransferase encodes MKQPLAYVHSESKVAENVVIEPFVTIDKDVIIGEGTRIGSNVTIMPGTRIGKNCRIFPGAVIGAVPQDLKFKGEYTTVEIGDNTTIRECVTINRGTAARGKTVVGSNCLIMAYVHIAHDCVVGNSVIIVNSTLLAGEVIVDDWAIIGGMSGIHQFCHIGSHVMISGGSLVRKDVPPFIKAGREPLSYVGINSIGLRRRTFNNEKIREIQEIYRYIYQKGLNTAQAVEIIEAEMSATPERDEILLFVKDSKRGIIRGYYPD; translated from the coding sequence ATGAAACAACCATTAGCTTACGTGCATTCAGAATCAAAGGTGGCTGAGAACGTGGTGATTGAACCATTTGTTACCATTGATAAGGATGTCATTATTGGGGAAGGTACCCGTATTGGTTCTAATGTAACCATTATGCCTGGAACCCGAATTGGTAAGAATTGTCGAATTTTCCCCGGTGCAGTTATTGGTGCTGTTCCTCAGGATTTAAAGTTTAAAGGCGAATATACAACAGTAGAAATTGGAGATAACACAACCATTCGGGAATGTGTAACAATCAACAGAGGAACGGCAGCCAGAGGAAAAACTGTGGTTGGAAGTAACTGCTTGATTATGGCCTATGTTCACATTGCACATGATTGTGTTGTTGGAAATAGTGTGATCATCGTCAATAGCACGTTACTGGCCGGTGAGGTGATTGTTGACGACTGGGCAATTATTGGTGGAATGTCTGGTATTCATCAGTTTTGTCACATCGGTTCGCATGTAATGATCTCTGGTGGATCATTGGTGCGTAAAGATGTTCCTCCATTTATAAAAGCAGGACGTGAGCCACTTTCCTATGTTGGAATTAACTCGATTGGGTTGCGTAGAAGAACTTTTAATAATGAAAAGATTCGTGAGATACAGGAAATTTATCGGTATATCTATCAGAAAGGATTGAACACAGCACAGGCTGTAGAGATCATTGAAGCAGAAATGTCGGCAACTCCTGAACGTGATGAAATTCTGTTATTTGTAAAAGACTCGAAACGTGGAATTATTCGTGGTTATTACCCCGATTGA
- a CDS encoding thiamine-binding protein has translation MHITVEISYYPLVTNYYQPVFELVELLKKHENLSIAVGTMSTQIGGNYDVVMPVLNNCMKQLMQKYPSVFNLKIANACELK, from the coding sequence ATGCACATCACAGTCGAAATAAGTTACTATCCGCTTGTGACCAATTACTACCAACCGGTTTTTGAATTGGTAGAGCTACTTAAAAAACATGAAAATCTATCGATTGCAGTGGGAACGATGAGTACCCAGATTGGGGGAAATTACGATGTCGTGATGCCGGTTCTGAACAACTGCATGAAACAACTGATGCAAAAATATCCTTCGGTGTTTAATCTGAAAATTGCAAATGCCTGCGAGCTGAAGTAA
- a CDS encoding class I SAM-dependent methyltransferase: protein MNIFEKKEVAQEYDSYYTTEQGEEVDALEKQAIQDLINPIIPGKLLEIGCGTGHWTSFFSQQGFQVTATDISEAMLQQIRAKSLPNVKLLTADVLQLPFPDDHFDQVAVITALEFCGDIPQAISEIKRVLKPEGWLIAGCLNADSTLGKIKNQDPVYKHADFMTQSILKKQLSKIGKPTITESVYLSPDLKLLDQRNSQPTIAGVFMAAVVQKEKQCTSQSK from the coding sequence ATGAATATTTTTGAAAAAAAGGAAGTCGCCCAGGAGTATGATTCCTATTACACAACCGAGCAGGGTGAAGAAGTTGACGCTCTCGAAAAACAAGCCATTCAGGATTTAATAAATCCCATAATCCCTGGCAAGCTTTTGGAAATAGGTTGCGGAACAGGACACTGGACATCTTTTTTCAGCCAACAGGGGTTTCAGGTTACAGCTACTGACATCTCAGAAGCCATGCTGCAACAGATTCGGGCAAAATCGCTTCCGAATGTAAAACTACTAACTGCTGATGTTTTACAATTACCGTTTCCTGATGACCATTTTGATCAGGTTGCGGTGATCACCGCATTGGAGTTTTGCGGCGATATTCCTCAAGCCATATCCGAAATTAAACGTGTGCTAAAACCTGAAGGATGGTTAATCGCCGGATGCTTGAATGCTGATTCAACCTTAGGTAAAATTAAAAATCAGGATCCGGTTTATAAACACGCGGATTTTATGACCCAATCAATACTCAAAAAACAGCTTTCAAAAATTGGCAAACCGACAATCACTGAAAGTGTTTATCTTTCGCCTGACCTGAAATTACTCGATCAGAGAAACAGTCAACCAACAATAGCAGGTGTATTTATGGCAGCTGTTGTTCAAAAGGAAAAACAATGCACATCACAGTCGAAATAA
- the lipB gene encoding lipoyl(octanoyl) transferase LipB, giving the protein MADFNYEDLGQKDYKVCWDYQEEILAEVQADKKAKDAPSEKNRFLLVEHPHVYTLGKSGDEQNLLIHDDFMKKINATYYKINRGGDITYHGPGQLVGYPIIDLEYYKIGVREYIEKMEDAIIATLAHYNLSGSRKEGATGVWLDAEIPAKSRKICAIGVRVSRYVTMHGFALNVNTDMRYFSYINPCGFITYGVTSLERELGKNMDMQEVKEVIKEKFNSIY; this is encoded by the coding sequence ATGGCTGATTTTAATTACGAAGATCTTGGTCAAAAAGACTATAAAGTTTGCTGGGATTATCAGGAAGAAATCCTCGCCGAAGTTCAGGCTGACAAAAAAGCGAAAGATGCCCCAAGTGAAAAAAACCGCTTTTTATTGGTCGAACATCCGCATGTATACACGCTTGGGAAAAGTGGTGACGAGCAAAACCTACTGATTCATGACGATTTCATGAAGAAGATTAATGCCACTTATTACAAAATTAACCGAGGAGGAGACATCACCTATCATGGCCCCGGGCAACTGGTTGGCTACCCCATTATCGACTTGGAATATTATAAAATAGGGGTTCGCGAATACATCGAAAAAATGGAAGATGCCATTATTGCCACTTTAGCTCATTACAACCTTTCAGGAAGTCGGAAAGAAGGGGCAACAGGTGTTTGGCTGGACGCTGAAATTCCTGCCAAATCACGCAAGATTTGTGCGATTGGAGTTCGTGTTAGCCGATATGTTACCATGCACGGATTTGCCTTAAATGTAAATACCGACATGCGTTATTTCAGCTACATCAACCCTTGTGGATTTATTACTTATGGTGTAACATCTCTTGAACGCGAGCTTGGCAAGAACATGGACATGCAAGAAGTAAAAGAGGTAATCAAAGAGAAGTTCAATTCGATTTATTAA
- the lipA gene encoding lipoyl synthase: MSEAHSSQQRLPRWMKMKLPKGESYSKVKNLVNKHELHTICTSGNCPNIGECWNRGTATFMILGEICTRNCKFCGVTSGKPLSVDPNEAKRVAESVRIMELKHAVITSVDRDDLPDLGAEAWASTITAVKQLNPNTKLEVLIPDFQGKTELIKQVARAKPEVISHNLETVERLTPAIRSAAKYRRSLEVIKTIAESGAVAKSGIMLGLGETESEVFQTMDDLLKVDCKVLTIGQYLAPTKAHIPVVEYITPEQFEKYRTIGLEKGFSFVESSPLVRSSYRAEQHALA, encoded by the coding sequence ATGAGCGAAGCCCATTCAAGCCAACAGCGCTTGCCACGATGGATGAAAATGAAACTCCCAAAAGGCGAAAGTTATTCCAAGGTGAAAAATCTGGTTAACAAGCATGAATTACACACGATTTGCACGAGCGGTAATTGTCCTAATATTGGTGAATGCTGGAACCGGGGAACGGCAACCTTTATGATTTTGGGAGAAATTTGTACCCGGAATTGTAAGTTTTGTGGAGTAACTAGCGGCAAACCACTTTCGGTTGATCCAAACGAAGCGAAGCGAGTCGCTGAGTCAGTCCGGATCATGGAACTAAAACACGCCGTAATTACCTCTGTTGATCGCGATGATTTACCCGACTTGGGAGCTGAAGCCTGGGCAAGCACAATTACAGCGGTTAAACAATTAAATCCGAACACCAAACTGGAAGTACTGATTCCTGACTTTCAAGGTAAAACGGAATTAATAAAACAAGTTGCAAGGGCAAAACCGGAAGTCATTTCGCACAATCTCGAAACGGTAGAACGACTAACACCGGCTATTCGTAGCGCAGCAAAATACCGTAGAAGCCTAGAAGTGATCAAAACAATTGCTGAATCAGGGGCTGTGGCAAAATCAGGAATTATGCTCGGACTTGGGGAAACGGAGTCTGAAGTATTTCAAACGATGGATGACTTGCTAAAAGTAGATTGCAAAGTACTGACCATCGGCCAATACCTGGCACCCACAAAAGCACATATTCCGGTTGTTGAATACATCACTCCCGAACAATTTGAAAAATATCGAACAATTGGATTGGAAAAGGGTTTTTCTTTTGTTGAAAGCAGTCCGTTGGTTCGCTCAAGTTACCGTGCAGAACAACATGCGCTAGCTTAA
- a CDS encoding tetratricopeptide repeat protein — protein sequence MQKQIKRQLLFIGILAALLMPSTGFSQQIKMDANKMQLANQYYRSQDFEKAAVLYQEIYASSGSQHYFNLYLNCLIEMGDFEQAEKDIEKQLRKRNNDPYLYVQWGYLLKQQNLLEAATEKFDQAIQLVSNNKTDYIQLANAFLSRREYEFAQQTYQLGRNKLNNEAFHYELARVYLYQRNYELMFQEYLELLKEDDTNLGRVQSSMLTAFRMDVDNSLRDEFRTALLRRIQQNPNVIAYNHLLIWLLVQEKRFSQALRQSIALDKRIGEGDGQIDNLARVAAGNEGVDEAIRAYNYLIEKGTEGEFYEEAYSGKMQMLYRQFVDQPKEYRHSEILKDQFEEAFKVIGFTTETTPLVIDYAHFLAFYQNRVEEATELLYRHMKISDLGVLSRGRLKNELADIHVLKDDLWEAILLYSQIIDANKNNPLGDEIKLKKARLGYFMGNLSWAQAQLDVLKGSTSKLIANDALELSVFISNNIALDTTTAAMELFAKADLYSFRNQDSLAWLTLDSIENKYSYNSLLDDVYFRKAKTLIKQGDYGRSIDFLTKIKDEFAYDLLGDDAMFLLGEIYETQLNKDEQAAELFKEVLTRYPGSIYVEEARSRYRRLRAEVPVEEEAPLQFEPEIN from the coding sequence ATGCAAAAACAGATAAAAAGACAACTGTTATTCATTGGCATCTTGGCTGCGCTGTTAATGCCATCTACTGGCTTTAGTCAGCAGATAAAGATGGATGCCAATAAGATGCAATTGGCGAATCAATATTACAGGAGTCAGGATTTTGAAAAAGCTGCTGTGCTTTATCAGGAAATCTATGCCAGCTCAGGCAGTCAGCATTATTTCAATTTGTACCTGAACTGCTTGATTGAAATGGGCGATTTTGAACAAGCCGAAAAGGATATTGAAAAACAATTGCGAAAGAGAAATAACGATCCGTATTTATATGTGCAATGGGGGTATTTACTGAAGCAACAAAACTTGCTGGAAGCGGCTACCGAAAAGTTTGATCAAGCAATTCAGCTTGTTTCGAATAACAAAACCGATTACATTCAGCTGGCCAATGCTTTTTTAAGTCGGCGTGAGTACGAATTTGCCCAACAGACTTATCAGTTGGGACGAAATAAATTGAATAACGAAGCTTTTCATTACGAGTTGGCACGCGTTTATCTCTATCAGCGCAACTATGAGTTGATGTTTCAGGAGTACTTGGAATTGTTGAAAGAGGACGATACAAACTTAGGTCGGGTTCAAAGTAGCATGCTGACAGCTTTTCGAATGGATGTCGATAATTCTTTGCGCGATGAATTTCGAACCGCACTACTTCGGCGTATTCAGCAAAACCCAAATGTGATTGCTTACAATCATCTGCTGATCTGGCTACTCGTGCAGGAAAAGCGTTTTTCACAAGCTTTGCGTCAATCTATTGCATTAGATAAAAGAATAGGGGAAGGCGATGGGCAAATAGATAATTTGGCCCGTGTTGCAGCAGGTAATGAGGGCGTTGATGAAGCAATCAGAGCCTACAACTATCTGATCGAAAAAGGAACGGAAGGGGAATTTTATGAGGAGGCATACAGTGGAAAAATGCAGATGCTGTATCGCCAATTTGTCGATCAACCAAAGGAATATCGTCATTCAGAAATACTGAAAGACCAATTTGAAGAAGCATTTAAAGTCATTGGATTTACCACCGAAACAACGCCTTTGGTAATTGATTATGCCCATTTTTTAGCTTTTTATCAGAATCGGGTTGAGGAGGCCACTGAATTGCTTTATAGGCATATGAAGATCAGTGATTTAGGCGTTTTGAGTCGGGGTCGGCTTAAAAATGAACTGGCAGATATTCATGTGCTTAAAGATGATTTGTGGGAAGCTATTTTATTATATTCACAGATTATCGATGCCAACAAAAATAATCCTCTGGGAGACGAGATTAAACTCAAAAAAGCCAGATTAGGTTATTTTATGGGAAATTTAAGTTGGGCGCAGGCTCAGCTGGATGTCTTGAAGGGCAGTACGTCAAAACTGATCGCGAATGATGCTTTGGAATTATCTGTTTTTATCAGTAATAATATCGCGTTAGATACCACAACTGCCGCCATGGAACTGTTTGCCAAAGCTGATCTGTATAGCTTCCGTAACCAAGATTCGTTAGCTTGGCTTACGCTCGATTCTATTGAAAATAAATATAGCTACAATAGTTTGTTGGACGATGTTTATTTTCGAAAAGCAAAAACACTTATTAAACAGGGAGACTATGGTCGGTCTATTGACTTCCTGACAAAAATAAAAGACGAATTCGCATATGATCTTCTGGGAGACGATGCCATGTTTCTGCTTGGTGAGATTTATGAAACCCAATTGAATAAAGATGAACAGGCTGCCGAACTGTTTAAAGAGGTATTAACCCGATACCCCGGAAGTATCTATGTGGAGGAAGCAAGGAGTAGATATCGTCGGTTACGTGCCGAAGTTCCTGTAGAGGAGGAGGCGCCCTTGCAGTTTGAACCTGAAATCAACTGA